The sequence CTTTCGGTTGGTAATAATTTAAATCTTTTAGAGCGCGCGAACGTAGTAAATTTAATACCGAAATAGAAGGTAAAGTTGCTTTTAGTCCATGTCCGGCTGTATCTAGTAGATAAATTGCTAAATAATCCGGATCTAACCAATAGTAGTCAAAGCAGTCACCACCAAGTTGCTGGGAAGGAATAAATGTATAATTAATATTGAAAGGATGTACCATTGGCATTGGTAAAAGAGAGCGCACGTAATCCGCAGCCTCTGATAATTCTGCTTCTAGAATTTGTTTCTGAGCTTTTAAGTCTCTACTCATTTGATGCAAACGTAACCCAGCCCTTACCCGCGCTTGCATTTCATTTTGCTCTATGGGTTTAGTGATAAAATCATCGGCACCCGCATCTAGTCCTTTGACACGATCTGCAACAGAATCTAAAGAGGTTAAAAGAATAAAAAATGTAGTAGATAAATTGGGGTCTTTTTTTATATAACGACAAACATCAATACCACTCAATCCCGGCATTAACCAATCGCAAATAATTAGCGCTGGATGAGATACTATAGCTTGTGCTATTCCTTCTTCACCGTTGCTAACTGCAACTACTTTATAACCCTGCTTTTCCAGCATCCTTTTCAGTAAAATTTGTACGGCAGGGTCATCATCAATTACT comes from Rivularia sp. PCC 7116 and encodes:
- a CDS encoding PP2C family protein-serine/threonine phosphatase; its protein translation is MFQILVIDDDPAVQILLKRMLEKQGYKVVAVSNGEEGIAQAIVSHPALIICDWLMPGLSGIDVCRYIKKDPNLSTTFFILLTSLDSVADRVKGLDAGADDFITKPIEQNEMQARVRAGLRLHQMSRDLKAQKQILEAELSEAADYVRSLLPMPMVHPFNINYTFIPSQQLGGDCFDYYWLDPDYLAIYLLDTAGHGLKATLPSISVLNLLRSRALKDLNYYQPKEVLNALNSTFQMNYQNDKYFTIWYGVYNIVKRELIYSSAGHPPAILLSNNNDIQLLKTPGMPVGMFPEVQYTNGFCKIEKNSTLYIFSDGAYEISLSDGQLMGLENFIQRVTRLYHFSSSPLENILNCLVDLNSKNTFDDDLSILQIGFN